GCAGATTCCATTACAAAAGCCATTTAGTAAAACTAATCAGCTTTAGCTTCACTGAAACAATTCAGTTAATGTgttctgaaacacacacacataatagtATGCACAAATAGAAAGCACAGTTATAAATCAattgaacacaaaaataatatctGTAAAGTAGAAGTGTTTTTCGAAGAAGTGTTACACTTACGTAATGCCATTTCATGGAACAACTTTTATAACCACCCATGCAAGGGATCTGATTAATGGTGTTATTTCTGCTGAGATGCTGGTCTGCTGTTCTGGGTTGGTGGTCTTAACTCGGCTTGGCTTTCCTGAGTGGCTGGTCTGGATGCAGCCTGTTGGCTGTGGTGACTTCCTGGTCTAGATTGGGTTTGGTTTTCATAAAGGTTTCCTGGATTAGACTGGTCTTGGCTTTGCTGTGATTTGGGCTTCTCTGGTTCGTTTTGGTCGGGGTCACTCACTGCCATTTTTGACTCTTCTGCAGGCTGGTCCACATTTATGTTTTCCTGTAAGGATATTTTTTAGTcagaattcacaaaaacaatgaCATCTTACAACATAGCATTGTAAGTAGGAGATATTAAATACCCACCGCATTGTTAACAGTTCTATTTGTATCCTGGCTGCCACCAGGGTCCTCATGAGTCTGGTTTGTGGCAAATTTCATCTGTCCCCAGGTCCTGAGGCGATCCTGGCCCTCTCGTGAACGGGCAGTGGGGTTTATGGAAGCAGGAGGGATATACCGAGGTAAATCCCATGTGCCTTGGAATCCTGGCCATGCACTTCCatgctaataataaaatcatttataaatagtaaaatgaaGCTGCTGCAAAACGTTTTAAGCTTTGTAATCGCATTTAAATTTCATGCAAGTCATGCAAATCATCAAAACAAACCTTTGTTCTCACACTAGGTAGAAGGTGGCCACGGTCTGTGGCTATAAATGTAGTGTGGCCTTCTGCTGCTGATGGCCTCTTGAGGAGCAAAAAGTAAATAGACCAAACACAagtattttgaaatttgaaCTAGGCAATTATTCTCTCCACCCAGTGCAATTTGAATAACTGcgtcatttaaatgaaaatgactcAAAGGTGGCCAATAATTGAATTTTCCTTTCTTTccctttcttcttttttaaaaaagtaacacatttataatgtttgcaCATTCCATTGTGCACTGTTTGACTAATGTGCGTGCTTTTGTGCCGGCAAGTTTAACGTCTAATGGAAATGCTCGGTAACAGTACAATGTACACCACAGTTCAAAATTTTGG
Above is a window of Labeo rohita strain BAU-BD-2019 chromosome 23, IGBB_LRoh.1.0, whole genome shotgun sequence DNA encoding:
- the cfap126 gene encoding protein Flattop isoform X1, with the translated sequence MTVPTNGSKEAKYESAFKSQKLQNWTIPKRFKERPSAAEGHTTFIATDRGHLLPSVRTKHGSAWPGFQGTWDLPRYIPPASINPTARSREGQDRLRTWGQMKFATNQTHEDPGGSQDTNRTVNNAENINVDQPAEESKMAVSDPDQNEPEKPKSQQSQDQSNPGNLYENQTQSRPGSHHSQQAASRPATQESQAELRPPTQNSRPASQQK
- the cfap126 gene encoding protein Flattop isoform X2, whose protein sequence is MSTSYSANQYESAFKSQKLQNWTIPKRFKERPSAAEGHTTFIATDRGHLLPSVRTKHGSAWPGFQGTWDLPRYIPPASINPTARSREGQDRLRTWGQMKFATNQTHEDPGGSQDTNRTVNNAENINVDQPAEESKMAVSDPDQNEPEKPKSQQSQDQSNPGNLYENQTQSRPGSHHSQQAASRPATQESQAELRPPTQNSRPASQQK